The following are from one region of the Paenibacillus sp. JZ16 genome:
- the atpA gene encoding F0F1 ATP synthase subunit alpha, producing the protein MSIRPEEISTLIKSQIEEYKSDITVSEVGTVIQVSDGIARVYGLENAMSGELLEFQNGVFGLALNLEESNVGVVILGPYSEIKEGDQVKRTGRIMEVPVGEALLGRVVNPLGQPLDGKGPIEAAAYRPVESSAPGVIDRKSVHEPMQTGIKAIDAMVPIGRGQRELIIGDRQTGKTTVAIDTILNQKGSGVKCIYVAIGQKQSTVAQVVETLRRHGALEYTIVVTASASEPAPLQYIAPYAGCAMGEYFMYKGEHALIIYDDLSKQAAAYRELSLLLRRPPGREAYPGDVFYLHSRLLERAAKLNDELGGGSLTALPFIETQASDVSAYIPTNVISITDGQIFLESELFYSGQRPAINVGISVSRVGGSAQIKAMKKVAGGMKLDLAQYRELQAFSQFGSDLDKSTLARLNRGARLMEILKQGVNQPLSVEQQVVSLYAAVKGYIDDIEVTDVRRFESEFLAFIGSNKPEILQSITDTKDLTSDNENALKAAIDQFKKGFAASV; encoded by the coding sequence TTGAGTATCAGACCTGAAGAAATCAGTACTTTAATCAAAAGTCAAATTGAAGAATATAAATCCGATATCACTGTCTCTGAAGTAGGTACGGTAATTCAAGTAAGTGACGGTATTGCTCGCGTGTACGGCCTGGAGAACGCGATGTCCGGGGAACTTTTGGAGTTCCAGAACGGCGTGTTCGGTCTGGCGCTGAACCTTGAAGAGAGCAATGTCGGTGTCGTTATCCTGGGACCTTACTCTGAAATCAAGGAAGGCGATCAGGTTAAGCGCACAGGACGTATTATGGAGGTTCCTGTAGGTGAAGCTCTGCTAGGACGCGTTGTCAATCCGCTGGGTCAACCGCTTGACGGCAAAGGCCCGATCGAAGCGGCTGCCTACCGTCCAGTTGAGAGCAGCGCACCAGGCGTTATCGACCGTAAATCCGTACATGAGCCTATGCAGACAGGTATTAAAGCGATCGACGCGATGGTACCTATCGGCCGCGGACAGCGCGAGCTGATCATCGGTGACCGCCAAACGGGTAAAACCACCGTTGCGATCGATACGATCCTGAACCAAAAAGGTAGCGGCGTTAAATGTATCTATGTAGCCATTGGGCAAAAACAATCCACTGTAGCACAGGTTGTTGAAACGCTTCGCCGTCATGGCGCACTGGAGTACACGATTGTTGTTACGGCTTCGGCTTCTGAGCCGGCTCCACTGCAGTACATCGCTCCATACGCAGGCTGCGCAATGGGTGAGTACTTCATGTACAAGGGCGAGCATGCACTTATCATCTATGATGACTTGTCGAAACAAGCAGCAGCATACCGTGAGTTGTCCTTGCTCCTCCGTCGTCCTCCGGGTCGGGAAGCTTATCCGGGTGACGTTTTCTACCTGCACTCCCGTTTGCTGGAACGTGCAGCGAAGCTCAACGATGAGCTTGGTGGTGGTTCATTAACCGCGCTGCCATTTATTGAAACACAGGCTTCTGACGTATCTGCATACATTCCAACCAACGTAATTTCGATTACGGATGGACAGATCTTCCTGGAGTCTGAGTTGTTCTACTCCGGTCAGCGTCCAGCGATTAACGTCGGTATTTCGGTATCCCGTGTCGGTGGTTCCGCGCAGATCAAAGCGATGAAAAAGGTTGCAGGCGGCATGAAGCTGGATCTTGCGCAATATCGTGAGCTCCAGGCGTTCTCCCAGTTCGGATCCGATCTGGATAAATCAACCTTGGCTCGTTTGAACCGTGGTGCAAGATTGATGGAAATCCTGAAACAGGGTGTAAACCAGCCGTTGTCCGTTGAACAACAGGTGGTTAGCTTGTACGCAGCCGTTAAAGGATATATCGATGATATCGAGGTTACTGATGTTCGTCGTTTCGAGAGCGAATTCCTTGCGTTTATTGGAAGCAATAAACCGGAAATTCTTCAATCCATTACGGATACGAAGGATCTGACGTCCGATAACGAAAACGCATTGAAAGCGGCAATCGATCAATTTAAGAAGGGCTTTGCCGCTTCGGTTTAA
- the atpF gene encoding F0F1 ATP synthase subunit B: MTILWENMVITILAFLILYFLLQKFAFSKLFGIMEQRRELVMSQMNEAAQTRQQATAYVEEQKKALEQARQDAHEIIERSRQTSNKQAEQIMEQAKEEAVRLKSEAVRDIENEKKKAVEELRNEIGSVSVKIATKLIEREVKNDKAQEELVDQYLKEVGGRP; encoded by the coding sequence ATGACAATTCTATGGGAAAATATGGTAATCACTATTCTTGCGTTTCTTATTCTTTACTTTTTGCTTCAGAAGTTTGCTTTCAGCAAATTGTTCGGCATCATGGAGCAGCGTCGTGAGCTGGTAATGAGCCAGATGAACGAAGCGGCACAGACCCGTCAGCAGGCAACTGCTTATGTAGAAGAACAGAAGAAGGCACTGGAGCAAGCGCGTCAAGATGCTCACGAAATCATCGAGCGTTCCAGACAAACTAGCAACAAACAAGCAGAGCAAATTATGGAACAGGCTAAGGAAGAGGCGGTTCGCCTGAAATCCGAGGCGGTTCGTGATATCGAGAATGAGAAGAAGAAAGCTGTCGAAGAGCTTCGCAATGAAATCGGCAGTGTTTCCGTGAAGATCGCTACCAAGCTGATTGAACGGGAAGTAAAGAATGATAAAGCTCAAGAAGAACTGGTGGATCAATACCTTAAAGAGGTAGGAGGCAGACCATGA
- the rpiB gene encoding ribose 5-phosphate isomerase B, whose protein sequence is MKIALGTDHAGIRLKEEIVGVIRGLGHEVEDLGCGCSDSVDYPDYALPVCEKVVSGEADRGILICGTGIGMSIAANKVPGIRCALTHDVFSAKATREHNDSNVIALGERVVGPGLAAEIVSAWLTTDFSHGERHVGRVNKIKAIEERYLKNESR, encoded by the coding sequence ATGAAAATTGCATTGGGTACGGATCATGCCGGCATTCGTCTGAAAGAGGAAATCGTGGGAGTCATTCGGGGTCTTGGACACGAGGTAGAGGATCTGGGCTGCGGCTGTTCCGACTCCGTGGATTATCCCGATTATGCCCTTCCGGTGTGCGAGAAGGTCGTCTCGGGTGAAGCGGACCGCGGCATTCTGATCTGCGGTACGGGGATCGGCATGAGCATTGCGGCCAACAAGGTGCCGGGCATTCGCTGCGCGCTGACACATGATGTGTTCTCAGCTAAAGCGACGCGCGAGCATAACGACAGCAACGTGATTGCGCTGGGTGAGCGTGTCGTCGGTCCCGGACTTGCTGCCGAAATCGTCAGCGCATGGCTGACGACGGATTTCAGTCATGGCGAGCGCCATGTCGGCCGCGTGAACAAGATCAAGGCCATCGAGGAGCGTTACCTGAAGAATGAATCGCGATAA
- the atpB gene encoding F0F1 ATP synthase subunit A, producing MHDSPIIKLGGLNIDLSAVLMLLVTCVVVFVLCRLAVRNLSVENPSKLQNFMEWVVEFVQGVVASAMDLKKGKAYISLGLTLILFIFVANLLGLPFSIITDLPENFEVFGQPILATLGLEHGHYAHVLWWKSPTADISVTAGLAIVVFVLMNYLGLKLNRKHYLKHYIEPFPIFLPLNIIENLAKPIALAIRLYANIFAGEVLITVILKTGFWGIPFMAAWQGFSIFIGALQAFIFTILTMVYISQTTIHEEH from the coding sequence ATGCATGATTCACCGATTATCAAACTTGGCGGATTGAATATTGACCTTTCGGCGGTATTAATGCTTCTCGTCACCTGCGTGGTGGTGTTCGTATTATGTCGACTGGCGGTACGTAATCTATCTGTCGAAAACCCTTCCAAACTGCAAAACTTCATGGAATGGGTAGTGGAATTTGTGCAAGGCGTCGTAGCTAGTGCGATGGATCTGAAGAAAGGGAAAGCTTACATATCATTGGGGCTTACTCTGATCCTGTTCATCTTTGTAGCGAACTTGCTGGGCCTGCCGTTCTCAATTATCACCGACTTGCCGGAGAACTTCGAAGTCTTTGGTCAGCCAATTCTGGCTACGCTCGGACTTGAACATGGCCACTACGCCCACGTATTGTGGTGGAAGTCGCCAACAGCGGACATTTCCGTTACGGCCGGTCTTGCGATCGTTGTGTTCGTGCTCATGAACTACCTGGGCTTGAAGCTGAATCGCAAGCATTACCTGAAGCATTACATCGAACCGTTCCCGATCTTCTTGCCACTCAATATCATTGAGAACCTGGCAAAACCTATCGCTCTGGCAATCCGGCTTTATGCCAACATTTTTGCCGGTGAGGTACTGATCACGGTGATTCTGAAAACCGGCTTCTGGGGCATTCCGTTCATGGCCGCATGGCAAGGTTTCAGTATTTTCATTGGTGCATTGCAGGCGTTTATCTTTACGATTTTGACAATGGTATACATCTCGCAAACTACGATTCACGAAGAGCATTGA
- a CDS encoding manganese efflux pump MntP, protein MLEESVQSGQLAAILLMAVALGLDAFSLGIGVGMRGGMRLGHMLGISFMIALFHMLMPLLGLFAGRYVGMLLGHVTGLAAGGLLLLLGGHMMYNALRGGEGQRIHPTAFLGMLLFSLSVSIDSFSVGVSLGMFVDDVLLIVISFGVVGGLLSILGLLLGRQVSNKLGEYGEMLGGLILVIFGTMFIF, encoded by the coding sequence ATGCTGGAGGAGTCTGTCCAATCGGGACAGCTTGCGGCGATTCTGCTGATGGCGGTTGCACTCGGGCTAGACGCATTTTCGCTTGGAATCGGAGTTGGAATGAGAGGCGGTATGCGCTTAGGCCATATGCTGGGCATCAGCTTCATGATCGCGTTGTTTCACATGTTGATGCCGCTGCTGGGCTTATTTGCCGGCCGCTACGTTGGCATGTTACTGGGCCACGTCACAGGGCTTGCTGCCGGCGGGCTGCTGCTTTTATTGGGCGGGCATATGATGTATAACGCCCTGCGGGGCGGAGAAGGGCAGCGAATACATCCTACCGCATTTTTAGGCATGCTGCTGTTTTCGCTTAGCGTCAGCATCGACTCCTTCTCGGTAGGCGTTTCGCTCGGAATGTTTGTGGATGATGTGCTGTTAATCGTAATTTCCTTCGGGGTCGTGGGCGGTTTGCTGTCCATTCTCGGTTTGCTGCTTGGCCGTCAGGTAAGCAATAAGCTGGGGGAGTACGGTGAAATGCTGGGCGGACTGATTTTGGTTATCTTTGGCACCATGTTTATTTTTTGA
- a CDS encoding TIGR01440 family protein produces the protein MTDISKVSLNEQTARIVRELAEAADLGPGKVLVIGASTSEVVGRRIGTGGALETAQQLLQGIAAVQAEFGFAVAYQCCEHLNRALVMERELLERLGLTEVAAVPIPGAGGSMASAVYRSMKEPCLAESIEAHAGVDIGETLIGMHLRRVAVPFRPTERYIGEARVTAAYTRPKLIGGERAVYRLEQRDDSTLCD, from the coding sequence ATGACGGATATCTCCAAGGTTTCCTTGAACGAACAGACAGCGCGTATTGTCCGCGAACTGGCCGAAGCGGCCGATTTAGGCCCGGGTAAAGTGCTGGTCATCGGAGCCAGCACCAGTGAAGTGGTTGGACGCCGAATCGGTACGGGCGGCGCTCTTGAAACGGCGCAGCAGCTTCTCCAGGGCATTGCCGCGGTTCAAGCGGAATTCGGTTTCGCGGTGGCCTATCAATGCTGTGAGCATCTGAACCGTGCGCTTGTCATGGAACGCGAGCTGCTCGAGCGGCTGGGCTTGACGGAAGTGGCGGCAGTTCCCATTCCGGGTGCGGGCGGGTCGATGGCTTCTGCAGTTTACCGCAGCATGAAGGAGCCCTGCCTTGCGGAATCGATTGAAGCCCATGCGGGTGTCGATATCGGCGAGACGCTGATCGGCATGCATTTGCGGAGAGTGGCGGTTCCATTCCGGCCGACCGAGCGTTATATCGGGGAGGCGCGCGTAACTGCGGCTTATACCCGCCCCAAGCTGATCGGCGGAGAACGTGCGGTGTACCGACTCGAGCAGAGGGATGATTCCACGCTGTGCGATTGA
- the wecB gene encoding non-hydrolyzing UDP-N-acetylglucosamine 2-epimerase: MSKVKVMTIFGVRPEAIKMAPLILELQRHPEHIESVVCVTAQHRQMLDQVLDVFKIVPDYDLDVMKDRQTLNEITVRVLEGLEPVLREAKPDIVLVHGDTLTTFLASYAAFLQQIQVGHVEAGLRTWNKLNPYPEEMNRQLTGVLADLHFAPTDWSAENLRKENKPDSRIYVTGNTATDVFQYTVREGYTHPVLDWAKGKRLILMTAHRRESQGEPHRQIFEAVKRIADEFEDIAIVYPVHPSPAVKEPAHRILGDHPRIKLIDPLDVVDMNNIYTHTHFIITDSGGMQEEAPSFGVPTLVLRDTTERPEGIEAGTLELVGTQEENVYERIKVLLTDQELYEKMSKAANPYGDGQASQRIVNAILHHFGIRKERPEEFHRMFTKV; the protein is encoded by the coding sequence ATGTCAAAAGTGAAAGTGATGACGATATTTGGGGTCCGCCCCGAAGCCATCAAGATGGCGCCGCTAATTCTAGAGCTTCAACGTCACCCTGAGCATATCGAATCGGTCGTTTGTGTTACTGCGCAGCATCGGCAAATGCTGGATCAGGTGCTGGATGTGTTCAAGATTGTTCCGGATTATGATTTGGATGTCATGAAGGACCGTCAGACGCTCAACGAGATCACCGTGCGCGTCCTGGAGGGTCTTGAGCCTGTTCTGCGTGAAGCCAAGCCCGATATTGTATTGGTGCACGGCGATACGCTGACAACGTTCCTGGCCAGCTATGCAGCCTTTCTGCAGCAGATTCAAGTCGGCCATGTGGAAGCGGGTCTGCGCACATGGAACAAGCTGAATCCTTATCCGGAAGAGATGAACCGTCAGCTGACCGGCGTGCTTGCTGATCTTCACTTTGCGCCGACGGACTGGTCCGCCGAGAATCTCCGCAAGGAGAACAAGCCGGATTCCCGCATTTATGTAACGGGTAACACGGCTACGGATGTATTCCAGTACACGGTGCGCGAAGGTTATACCCATCCGGTTCTGGACTGGGCGAAGGGCAAACGCTTGATCCTGATGACGGCACACCGCCGCGAATCCCAAGGGGAGCCGCATCGTCAAATATTTGAAGCGGTAAAGCGCATTGCCGATGAATTTGAGGATATTGCCATCGTATATCCTGTACATCCAAGCCCAGCTGTTAAAGAGCCGGCTCATCGCATTCTGGGAGATCACCCGCGCATCAAGCTAATTGATCCGCTGGATGTCGTGGATATGAACAATATTTACACCCATACGCATTTCATCATTACGGATTCCGGCGGCATGCAGGAGGAAGCTCCGTCATTCGGCGTGCCGACGCTGGTGCTTCGGGATACGACCGAACGTCCGGAGGGCATTGAGGCCGGTACCCTGGAGCTGGTAGGCACCCAGGAGGAAAATGTGTATGAACGCATTAAGGTTCTTCTGACCGATCAGGAGCTCTACGAAAAGATGAGCAAGGCTGCTAATCCGTATGGCGATGGACAAGCTTCACAGCGTATTGTCAATGCGATTTTGCACCATTTTGGCATCCGAAAAGAGCGTCCAGAAGAATTTCACAGAATGTTCACAAAGGTATAG
- a CDS encoding AtpZ/AtpI family protein codes for MKNPKSQDNPWLIALYISGAGGLLAAYILIGFFTGRWLMNHLDGPRVWLAIGTLSGLFVGILNIALLIKKFLGAQA; via the coding sequence ATGAAAAATCCGAAAAGTCAAGATAACCCTTGGTTGATAGCGCTATACATTAGCGGGGCGGGCGGTTTGCTTGCCGCTTACATTCTCATCGGTTTTTTTACCGGGCGATGGCTCATGAATCATTTGGACGGGCCCAGAGTGTGGCTTGCCATTGGTACGCTTTCGGGGCTCTTTGTAGGGATTTTGAATATCGCTCTTCTCATTAAAAAGTTTTTGGGGGCGCAGGCGTGA
- the atpE gene encoding F0F1 ATP synthase subunit C: MEFLAAAIAVGLGALGAGLGNGMIVSRTVESIARQPEARGQLQTTMFIGVGIVEVIPLAATVIAFLIMFS; this comes from the coding sequence ATGGAATTTTTGGCAGCAGCTATTGCAGTAGGTCTGGGCGCCCTTGGCGCAGGTTTGGGTAACGGTATGATCGTAAGCAGAACAGTTGAGTCTATCGCTCGTCAACCGGAAGCACGTGGTCAATTGCAAACAACGATGTTTATCGGTGTTGGTATCGTAGAGGTTATTCCTTTGGCGGCTACTGTAATCGCGTTCTTGATCATGTTCTCTTAA
- the upp gene encoding uracil phosphoribosyltransferase, with the protein MGKLVICDHPLIQHKLTFIRDMRTNTKDFRELVDEVATLMAYEITREVPLESISVQTPVAETQGKVISGRMLGLVPILRAGLGMLDGVVKLLPAAKVGHVGLFRDPETLQPVEYYTKLPTDVTERELIVIDPMLATGGSAIAAIDVLKKRGCTQIKMMNLVAAPEGVKAVHDAHPDVDIYVAALDEGLNDHGYIVPGLGDAGDRLYGTK; encoded by the coding sequence ATGGGAAAATTGGTGATTTGTGATCACCCGTTGATTCAACACAAACTTACATTTATCCGCGATATGCGGACTAACACAAAAGACTTTCGCGAATTGGTAGACGAAGTCGCGACTTTGATGGCTTATGAAATTACGCGGGAGGTTCCTCTTGAATCGATATCCGTTCAGACGCCGGTAGCCGAAACCCAAGGGAAAGTCATTTCCGGCCGCATGCTCGGCTTGGTTCCGATCCTGCGCGCCGGTCTGGGCATGCTGGACGGCGTTGTGAAGCTGCTCCCAGCGGCAAAGGTAGGGCATGTCGGATTGTTCCGTGACCCCGAAACGCTTCAGCCTGTTGAATATTATACGAAGCTTCCAACCGATGTGACGGAACGGGAATTGATCGTCATTGATCCGATGCTCGCGACGGGCGGATCCGCTATCGCTGCGATCGACGTGCTGAAGAAACGCGGCTGTACCCAGATCAAGATGATGAACCTCGTGGCTGCACCGGAAGGTGTGAAGGCTGTCCATGATGCCCATCCGGACGTGGACATTTATGTTGCTGCTCTCGATGAGGGTCTTAACGACCATGGTTACATCGTACCGGGCCTTGGTGATGCAGGGGATCGGCTGTACGGCACGAAATAA
- the glyA gene encoding serine hydroxymethyltransferase: MMEHLRKSDPAVLEAMDLELKRQRSNIELIASENIVSEAVMEAMGTVLTNKYAEGYPGKRYYGGCERVDIVEDIARDRAKELFGAEHANVQPHSGAQANMAVYLAALKPGDTVLGMNLAHGGHLTHGSPVNASGLLYNFVAYGVQEDTFLIDYDEVRKAAFKHRPRLIVAGASAYPRIIDFEKLAAIANDVGALFMVDMAHIAGLVAAGLHPNPVPHAHFVTTTTHKTLRGPRGGMILCKKAWAQAIDKAVFPGSQGGPLMHVIASKAVALGEALDPSFKTYAENVVKNAKVLADTLIEEGLNIVSGGTDNHLMLVDTRNLDITGKDAEKVLDSIGITVNKNAIPFDPTSPFVTSGIRIGTPAVTSRGMDEQAMVNIAKIIAMTLKQPKDEATLEKAGRLVAELTDQYPLYAEMKY, from the coding sequence ATGATGGAACATTTGCGGAAGAGTGACCCGGCTGTATTGGAAGCGATGGATTTGGAGCTGAAGCGTCAACGCAGCAACATTGAGCTGATTGCTTCTGAGAATATTGTCAGCGAAGCGGTTATGGAAGCAATGGGGACGGTGCTGACGAATAAATATGCGGAAGGCTACCCTGGCAAACGCTATTACGGTGGCTGTGAGCGTGTGGATATCGTGGAAGATATCGCCCGTGACCGCGCCAAAGAATTGTTCGGAGCCGAGCATGCCAACGTTCAGCCGCACTCCGGTGCCCAAGCGAACATGGCGGTATATTTGGCGGCCTTGAAGCCTGGAGATACCGTGCTCGGCATGAACCTGGCCCATGGCGGCCATTTGACTCACGGAAGCCCGGTTAACGCTTCCGGCCTTCTGTACAATTTCGTTGCCTACGGCGTGCAAGAAGACACGTTCCTTATCGATTACGACGAAGTCCGCAAAGCGGCATTCAAGCATCGCCCTCGTCTGATCGTGGCGGGTGCAAGTGCCTATCCTCGCATTATTGATTTTGAAAAGCTGGCTGCCATCGCCAATGACGTAGGCGCGTTGTTCATGGTCGATATGGCTCATATTGCAGGACTCGTTGCGGCAGGTCTTCATCCGAATCCGGTTCCGCATGCCCATTTTGTAACGACCACGACGCATAAGACGCTTCGCGGACCTCGCGGCGGTATGATTCTGTGCAAAAAGGCTTGGGCGCAAGCGATCGATAAAGCGGTATTCCCCGGCTCCCAAGGCGGCCCGCTCATGCATGTGATTGCTTCCAAAGCCGTTGCGCTTGGCGAAGCCTTGGATCCGTCTTTCAAGACGTATGCAGAGAATGTCGTGAAGAACGCGAAAGTGCTGGCCGATACCCTGATCGAGGAAGGCCTGAACATCGTTTCCGGCGGAACCGATAACCACCTGATGCTAGTGGATACTCGTAATCTGGACATCACCGGCAAAGACGCGGAGAAGGTTTTGGACTCGATCGGGATTACCGTGAACAAGAATGCCATCCCGTTTGATCCGACCAGCCCGTTCGTAACGAGCGGTATCCGTATTGGTACCCCTGCGGTTACTTCCCGCGGTATGGATGAGCAAGCGATGGTGAACATCGCGAAAATTATCGCCATGACATTGAAGCAGCCGAAAGACGAGGCAACGCTCGAAAAAGCAGGCCGTTTGGTGGCTGAGCTTACCGATCAATATCCTCTCTATGCTGAAATGAAATATTAA
- a CDS encoding F0F1 ATP synthase subunit delta gives MSQNTVAAKRYARALFEVAAQQQKGLEVEEELRAVVHAIEGDADIQKFISTPNIPQSVKMNVISQALAGKVSQPVLNTIELLLDRGRTEMFAELLNSYVKIQGASLGLADATVYSTYPLSDQEKEQVASEFGQLAHQNIRVTNVVDESLLGGLKVVIGDKLYDGSLAGKLERLEKSFNRRA, from the coding sequence ATGAGCCAAAATACAGTAGCAGCCAAGCGGTATGCGCGGGCGCTGTTCGAAGTGGCGGCTCAGCAGCAGAAGGGTCTGGAAGTGGAAGAGGAATTGCGCGCTGTTGTGCATGCCATTGAAGGCGATGCCGACATTCAGAAATTCATCTCCACGCCGAATATTCCCCAGTCCGTGAAGATGAACGTAATCAGCCAGGCGTTGGCAGGGAAGGTATCGCAGCCTGTATTGAACACGATCGAATTGCTTCTCGACAGAGGGCGTACAGAAATGTTCGCTGAACTGCTGAACAGTTATGTGAAGATACAAGGTGCGAGCTTAGGATTGGCGGACGCCACTGTGTACTCCACCTACCCGCTTAGCGATCAGGAAAAAGAACAGGTAGCTTCGGAATTCGGACAGTTAGCACATCAGAATATCCGGGTGACCAATGTTGTGGACGAGAGTTTGCTCGGCGGCCTGAAAGTTGTCATTGGCGACAAGCTTTATGACGGAAGCCTTGCCGGGAAGCTGGAACGTCTTGAAAAGTCTTTTAATAGACGAGCATAG
- a CDS encoding low molecular weight protein arginine phosphatase, which translates to MKNILFVCTGNTCRSPMAEGMLRKLAKQRGIPLETKSAGVSAVDGMPVSHHAESILRDQDIQERLVSKPLTANLVEWADLILTLTQSHKQYAIRQFPHAADKMHTLKEFVEDDRRVLDDLREQDSLYAALELARSLGHDVSDRDRERLIELRQRIPSFDISDPFGGSREEYEATAAEIRTALFRLLDKLEADRHN; encoded by the coding sequence GTGAAAAATATACTGTTTGTCTGCACGGGAAATACCTGCCGCAGTCCAATGGCGGAAGGCATGCTGAGAAAGCTTGCCAAACAACGGGGCATTCCGCTGGAAACGAAGTCCGCCGGCGTCTCGGCCGTGGACGGAATGCCGGTGTCCCATCATGCGGAATCCATCCTGCGAGACCAGGATATCCAGGAACGCTTGGTGTCCAAGCCGTTGACCGCGAACCTGGTGGAATGGGCGGATCTGATTCTGACGCTGACCCAGTCGCATAAGCAGTATGCTATAAGGCAGTTCCCGCACGCCGCAGACAAGATGCACACGCTGAAAGAGTTTGTTGAGGATGACCGCCGGGTGCTGGACGATCTGCGGGAGCAGGATAGTCTGTATGCAGCGCTTGAGCTGGCCAGATCTCTGGGCCACGATGTCAGCGACCGTGACCGGGAGCGTCTGATCGAGCTGCGTCAGCGCATCCCGAGCTTCGATATCTCCGATCCTTTCGGAGGCTCGCGGGAGGAATATGAAGCCACGGCCGCAGAGATACGGACGGCGTTGTTCCGTCTTTTGGACAAGCTGGAAGCGGATCGGCATAACTAA
- a CDS encoding ATP synthase subunit I, whose amino-acid sequence MNDLTSIVNAVFRVSLLLLSALFLGWALYPEFRPVFMGLIMGTAAGLFNVRFLSMKVQKLAQLAVDPEPKKYNFGFITRLCIGLLIVIFAVKLEQVSLGGAIAGLFIPQLLTIPVSIVFSLRNNH is encoded by the coding sequence GTGAATGATTTGACTTCCATTGTGAACGCTGTATTTAGAGTATCCTTACTCTTATTGTCTGCCTTGTTTCTCGGATGGGCTCTCTATCCGGAATTTCGCCCGGTTTTTATGGGGCTGATCATGGGCACGGCGGCGGGATTGTTTAATGTTCGCTTCCTCTCCATGAAAGTGCAGAAGCTGGCGCAATTGGCTGTCGATCCAGAACCGAAAAAGTACAATTTTGGCTTCATTACGAGATTGTGCATCGGGCTTCTGATTGTGATCTTCGCCGTAAAACTCGAACAGGTATCCCTCGGCGGTGCAATTGCCGGTCTGTTCATACCCCAATTGTTGACCATTCCTGTCAGCATTGTGTTCAGTTTGAGAAACAATCATTGA